One window of Dermacentor albipictus isolate Rhodes 1998 colony chromosome 9, USDA_Dalb.pri_finalv2, whole genome shotgun sequence genomic DNA carries:
- the LOC139049945 gene encoding uncharacterized protein, producing the protein MEASSAIAGCDRIPAGRYEASPAPTTKSEEKTRPPVKPYGEDICLGLQTQEMPTVSGYLNGHPVSVLRDSGCSTVVVRRSMVPEKNFTGITRTIYLLDGSFKRLPEAKVYVDCPFFRGRTLALCMERPLHDVVLGNIDGVLYPTDFNPPHDLSDVSKRHKDSATAEEPVRHQSVCPDRATVSAASNPATVSTEATKQETDPSTEAKDEGATERDGEGQAGKRRASTRANGRVSEDSLGRRRKRRKPRKETERHSKSVPEGIDRKGGTPCRGGLRSYQRRVPRDHSDTRSHIDVAESIPESHCYVSADDTCKCSLYIGNMSSQVTKDEVRALSDSIRSVRFVNRHSAFLDFESPEVATAQLELLRSKQLKGKPVQVEPTRPRSSSTYKPDRLLYVRGVPDDKGMDTLGSLFPDALLIDRLEGKVLLRFKDHESAISAIKQVIARDGTNYKFSVIIYGTREWKHKHTKTVRRAGAKRTVNLGKYPQESHHHHHRRRLGSVGSGASKSVARECGPWPVA; encoded by the coding sequence ATGGAGGCGTCTAGTGCCATTGCTGGCTGCGACCGGATACCTGCCGGCCGGTACGAGGCAAGTCCGGCTCCTACCACTAAATCTGAGGAGAAAACGAGGCCCCCTGTAAAACCATATGGAGAAGACATCTGTCTTGGTCTTCAGACGCAAGAGATGCCGACGGTAAGCGGATATCTCAATGGACACCCTGTGTCGGTGCTGAGAGATTCCGGCTGCAGTACTGTGGTTGTCAGGCGTTCGATGGTGCCGGAAAAGAATTTCACCGGTATCACGCGTACCATTTACCTTCTGGACGGTTCGTTTAAGCGGCTTCCAGAGGCAAAGGTCTATGTAGACTGCCCCTTCTTCCGAGGAAGGACACTGGCACTCTGCATGGAAAGGCCACTCCATGATGTTGTTCTTGGGAACATCGACGGGGTGCTCTACCCTACTGATTTCAATCCACCACATGACCTGTCTGACGTGTCAAAGCGGCACAAAGACTCGGCGACAGCAGAGGAGCCTGTTCGGCACCAAAGCGTGTGCCCGGATAGAGCTACCGTGAGTGCTGCGTCAAACCCTGCAACTGTGTCGACTGAGGCAACCAAGCAGGAGACGGACCCGTCTACGGAAGCAAAGGATGAAGGTGCTACGGAAAGAGATGGAGAAGGCCAGGCGGGCAAGAGACGAGCGTCCACACGGGCTAATGGGCGTGTGAGTGAAGACAGTCTCGGTCGCCGTCGCAAGCGGCGCAAGCCCAGGAAGGAAACGGAGAGACACAGCAAAAGTGTGCCCGAGGGCATTGACCGGAAAGGAGGAACTCCATGTCGGGGTGGGCTCCGTTCTTACCAACGACGCGTCCCTCGGGACCATTCAGACACAAGGTCACACATTGATGTTGCTGAAAGCATCCCCGAGTCACATTGTTACGTATCGGCTGATGACACGTGCAAGTGTTCATTGTACATTGGGAACATGTCAAGCCAGGTGACCAAGGATGAAGTTCGTGCCCTGTCAGATTCCATCCGCAGTGTCCGCTTTGTAAACAGGCACAGTGCATTCCTGGATTTTGAGAGCCCAGAAGTGGCTACTGCACAGCTGGAGCTCCTGCGCAGCAAGCAGCTCAAGGGGAAGCCAGTGCAGGTGGAACCTACCAGACCCCGGAGCAGTTCCACATACAAGCCAGACCgcctgctgtatgtgcgaggggtTCCTGATGACAAAGGCATGGATACCCTTGGATCCCTATTTCCTGATGCCTTGCTCATTGACCGCCTTGAAGGCAAAGTGCTGCTGAGATTCAAGGACCATGAAAGTGCCATAAGTGCCATAAAACAAGTTATTGCTCGTGATGGGACAAACTACAAGTTCagtgtcataatatatggtacgcgggagtggaaacataaacatacgaagacagtgcgccgtgcgggggcgaagaggacagtgaatcttggcaaatacccgcaagagagtcatcatcatcatcatcgacgccggcttgggagcgtcggcagtggcgcctcaaaaagcgtggcgcgagagtgtggcccgtggcccgtggcgtga